GGCGACATCCTCTGCGGCGATCCTCCGCCGGGTAAGCGTGCGTGGACGATCGGAATCGCACCGCTGACGGAATCGAAAGGACCGCCGAGCCGGTACGTCGAACTCGTCAACGCCGCCCTCACGACCTCGGGCGATGCGTTTCAATTCGTCGAGCTCGACGGCCGCCGCTATTCGCACATCGTCGACCCACACACGGGTCTCGGCCTCACGACGCGCTCGAGCGTCACCATCACAGCCCGAGATTGCATCACCGCCGACAGCCTCGCCACGGCAGTCAGCGTGCTCGGGCCGGAACGAGGATTGCAGTTGGTAGAGAAGACGGCGGGAGCCGAAGCGTTCATCGTGCGCGAAGAGTCGGGAATGACCGTCACGACGCAATCGAAAGGTTTTCGATCCACGGCAACGAGTCCTCCCTCAGCCGCAGGGCGTTAGCCCCCGGTCCTTCGTATCAACGGACCAATCCATGTCGAAACCGCAATTAATCTCGAAGTTCCTTTACGCGATCTTCCTCCTCGGTGCCGGAGCGATGCACTTCTTGCGGCCCGAGTTTTATGTGAAGATCATGCCGCCGTATCTGCCGTGGCATTTGCCGTTGGTGTACTTGAGCGGCGTGGCGGAGATGGGCTTGGGGGCTCTGTTGCTCGTGCCGGGCTACACGCGGCTTGCGGCGTGGGGCATCATTGCGCTGATGATCGCGATCTTCCCGGCCAACATCTACGTTTATCAACACCAAGAGATTCTACCGGCCCCGCCCTACGTGCATCTATGGCGGCTGCCGCTTCAAGCGATGTTCATTCTCTGGGCCTTTTCGCTCACGCGAACGCCCAAGTAGCAGGCACGTTACACGTGCCGTCCGCCACGGGCGGCTTCGAGCGATCAGGATGGCCCGCGCCCCGGATATACATCTGGGGTATTGGAGAAGCGTAGAGCGCAACGCGAAGGTGCATCTCGCTCCCCTCTACTCATAGTACCTTGACCCGTATCGTATGCACCCCGTTCCAGGCGTAGCCGGCGGGGTTCCAATGGATCGCGCCGTCGAGCGGTTGGGTTCGGCCGAGCGCATCGATGGCGCGGCAGCGGAGCGTGTGTTCACTCGGCTTAAGATCGACCGCCGTGTGCCAGCGATACCAAGCGTAAGGGCTGTCGGGAACTACAATTTCCACTCGACGCCAAACTTCGCCGTCGGTTGACAGCTCGACCCGATCGATTCGGCAACCGCCGTCGTTGAAGGCGACGCCGACCACATTGATTTTGTTGTCGGCACCGGCCGACTTTTCGATTTTCGTCTCGTCGCTTGGTGAAAGAATGATGCTTTTGGTGCGCATCCGCCAGTTCGGCTCGCTATTGCCGAGGTCGTATTCAAACTTCGCGCCGGGCTTGATCGGGGCGAGCGGTGTTCGATAGCGGCGCACTTGATGATGGTTCGCCGTTTCGCTCGCCTCGAAGCGAATCCGGTTCAACCACTTTACGTGCATCGTGCCGTAGTAGCCCGGCGTTACGAGCCGCACGGGTCCGCCATGCGCGGCCGGAAGGGGTTCGCCGTTCAGCGTGAGCGCGAGGATCGTCCGGTCGAGCGCGTCGCCGAGCGGCAAACTATGTTCGAAGTCAGCGGCGTCGGGCTTCGGGGGGCCGTCGCTTCCTTCGGCAGTGATGAAGTGCGCACGATCATCGACGTTCAACTTGAGGATCTCAATCACCTGCCGCAGCGGCACGCCGCCGAATCGCACGTTAGCCACCGCGCCGATGTGCCAGGGCGCGCCGGGACACGGAGCTGCGGCGGAGAAAAACTTT
The sequence above is drawn from the Planctomycetia bacterium genome and encodes:
- a CDS encoding DoxX family protein, whose amino-acid sequence is MSKPQLISKFLYAIFLLGAGAMHFLRPEFYVKIMPPYLPWHLPLVYLSGVAEMGLGALLLVPGYTRLAAWGIIALMIAIFPANIYVYQHQEILPAPPYVHLWRLPLQAMFILWAFSLTRTPK
- a CDS encoding molybdopterin-dependent oxidoreductase codes for the protein KFFSAAAPCPGAPWHIGAVANVRFGGVPLRQVIEILKLNVDDRAHFITAEGSDGPPKPDAADFEHSLPLGDALDRTILALTLNGEPLPAAHGGPVRLVTPGYYGTMHVKWLNRIRFEASETANHHQVRRYRTPLAPIKPGAKFEYDLGNSEPNWRMRTKSIILSPSDETKIEKSAGADNKINVVGVAFNDGGCRIDRVELSTDGEVWRRVEIVVPDSPYAWYRWHTAVDLKPSEHTLRCRAIDALGRTQPLDGAIHWNPAGYAWNGVHTIRVKVL